The following proteins are co-located in the Clavibacter capsici genome:
- the cysS gene encoding cysteine--tRNA ligase, producing the protein MTLRLHDSRTQSLRDFVPLVDGRVGIYVCGPTVQSAPHIGHLRSALAYDQLRRWLTHRGLDVTLVRNVTDIDDKVIDNARRGQEAGGTEEWWALAYRVELEFSRAYAALGILPPSYEPRATASIGEMQEIIRRLVERGHAYPADDGSGDVYFDTASWPEYGELTRQRAADMEAAADADPRAKRDVRDFALWKGAKPGEPASASWPSPWGAGRPGWHIECSAMSTRYLGAEFDIHGGGLDLRFPHHENELAQSRAAGDPFARYWLHNGLVAVAGQKMSKSLGNSLFAADLLASARPVVVRYFLGSAHYRSTLEFHDGALAEAEAALDRIETFLDRSARRLAGTRFQAAPAPVDGAPAAVPDAFADAMDDDLSVPQALAVLHDAVRAGNAALDAGDLQEAAAQRADVSAMVAVLGIDPLADEWRTASDQPARRALQALVEHRIAERQTAREARDFALADRIRQELAEAGITIEDSPGGSHWSIDGE; encoded by the coding sequence CCTGCGCCTCCATGACTCCCGGACGCAGTCCCTGCGGGACTTCGTGCCCCTCGTCGACGGCAGGGTCGGCATCTACGTCTGCGGCCCGACCGTGCAGTCCGCGCCGCACATCGGCCACCTCCGCAGCGCGCTCGCGTACGACCAGCTGCGTCGCTGGCTCACCCACCGCGGGCTCGACGTCACGCTCGTCCGCAACGTGACCGACATCGACGACAAGGTCATCGACAACGCGCGTCGCGGCCAGGAGGCCGGCGGCACCGAGGAGTGGTGGGCGCTCGCCTACCGCGTCGAGCTCGAGTTCTCCCGCGCCTACGCGGCCCTCGGGATCCTCCCGCCCAGCTACGAGCCCCGCGCCACGGCGAGCATCGGCGAGATGCAGGAGATCATCCGGCGGCTCGTCGAGCGCGGCCACGCGTACCCGGCCGACGACGGATCCGGCGACGTCTACTTCGACACCGCCTCCTGGCCCGAGTACGGCGAGCTCACCCGCCAGCGGGCCGCCGACATGGAGGCCGCGGCCGACGCGGATCCCCGCGCCAAGCGCGACGTCCGCGACTTCGCCCTCTGGAAGGGCGCGAAGCCGGGCGAGCCCGCGAGCGCGTCGTGGCCGTCGCCGTGGGGCGCCGGCCGGCCGGGCTGGCACATCGAGTGCTCCGCCATGTCCACGCGCTACCTCGGTGCTGAGTTCGACATCCACGGCGGCGGCCTCGACCTCCGCTTCCCGCACCACGAGAACGAGCTCGCGCAGTCGCGGGCCGCGGGGGACCCGTTCGCCCGCTACTGGCTGCACAACGGCCTCGTCGCCGTCGCCGGCCAGAAGATGAGCAAGTCGCTCGGCAACTCCCTGTTCGCGGCCGACCTGCTCGCGTCCGCGCGCCCGGTCGTGGTCCGCTACTTCCTCGGATCCGCGCACTACCGCTCCACCCTCGAGTTCCACGACGGCGCGCTCGCCGAGGCCGAGGCCGCGCTCGACCGCATCGAGACGTTCCTCGACCGCAGCGCCCGGCGCCTCGCCGGCACGCGCTTCCAGGCCGCGCCCGCCCCGGTCGACGGCGCGCCGGCCGCCGTGCCCGACGCCTTCGCGGACGCCATGGACGACGACCTCAGCGTCCCGCAGGCGCTCGCCGTGCTGCACGACGCCGTCCGCGCGGGCAACGCCGCCCTCGACGCCGGCGACCTCCAGGAGGCCGCAGCCCAGCGCGCGGACGTCTCCGCGATGGTGGCCGTGCTCGGCATCGACCCGCTCGCCGACGAGTGGCGCACCGCGTCCGACCAGCCCGCGCGCCGTGCGCTGCAGGCGCTGGTCGAGCACAGGATCGCCGAGCGACAGACCGCGCGGGAGGCCAGGGACTTCGCCCTCGCCGACCGCATCAGACAGGAGCTGGCCGAGGCCGGCATCACGATAGAGGACTCGCCCGGCGGGTCGCATTGGAGCATCGATGGCGAATAA